Within the Candidatus Margulisiibacteriota bacterium genome, the region TATCTGGCTTTTTCGCCGGAGCGCATCGACCCGGGTAATAAAAAATTTAACGCGCACAATACGCCGAAAGTTGTGGGCGGTATTGATAGGGAGTCGACCAAATTGACGGCTGATCTTTTCCGCGTGTTTATTGACGCGGACAAGGTGCACGAGGTCTCCTGTCCCAAGACCGCCGAAATGTGCAAGATTTTGGAAAACACTTTCCGCGCGGTGAATATCGCGCTGGTCAATGAAATGCTGATGCTTTCCGAGCGCATGGGTATCAATATTTGGGAAGTGATCGAGGCAGCCAGCACCAAGCCTTTTGGTTTTATGCCGTTTTATCCCGGGCCCGGTGTCGGCGGGCATTGTATTGCGGTCGATCCTTTTTATTTGTCGTGGAAAGCGCGCGAGTACGATTTTTTCACGCGCTTCATTGAGCTGGCTGCCGATACCAATATGAACATGCCGTATTATGTGCTAGACCGCCTGCGCAAGCTCTTGAGCGTTTCCGGCAAAAATATCAGCGGCGCGAAAATATTGGTACTGGGCGCGGCTTTCAAGAAAGATATTGACGACTGCCGCAACTCCGTGGCTTTGTATCTCATCAAGCTGCTGGAAGACGCCGGCGCGGATGTGCTTTACAATGACCCTTACGTGCCGAAATTTAAATTTGAGCATGAGCTGTATGCTGCCAGCAAAAATCCGCGCGAATATGTGTCGCAGGATCTGACGCCCGGGCTGTTAGCCAGTGTGGATTGTGTTTTAGTGGCGGTGGCGCACAGCGCGTATGATTTTAATTTTATTCTGAAAAATTCCAGGCTCGTTTTCGATCTGGTCAATGGCGCGCGGGGCCGTCAGGCGGAAAATCTGCATAAATTATAGGGAGCAAAATATGGAAATTTTTCTCCTGCCGACGCTGACGGTTTTTATTTTGACGCTGCTGACCGTGCCGCTGGTCAAGAGGCTGGCCTGGAAATTAAATATTGTCGATAAACCGGAAGCCCGCAAACTGCAGACGGATACTATTCCTCTGCTGGGCGGCCTGGGTATGCTGATCCCTTTTGTGCTAGGGCTGTGTTTTTTTTATAAAGGCGCGACAGACCTTAATCTGAAAGCGGTGGTGTTTTGCGCGGCGCTGATCGCGCTGCTGGGGCTGTGCGATGACAAATACGGCTTGACCTGGAAAACCAAATTGGCCGGCCAGTTGGCGGTGTCCGCGCTGTTGGTTTTTGGTTTCGGTATCAAAACTTCTTTTATGGAGCTGGATATTTTAAATAGTCTGGTCTCAATTTGCTGGCTGGCTTTTATCACGAACTCGATCAATTTGCTGGACAATATGGACGGCTTGGCCGCCGGAGTTTCAGCGCTCGCGGCGTTTTTCTTTTTTCTCCTGTCTTATAAAGCCGGACAGCCAGATTTGGCGATGTTCTGCGTGCTGCTGGCGGCCTGCGCGCTGGCTTTTTTGAAATACAATTTTTCGCCAGCTTCGATTTTTATGGGCGATCTCGGCTCTTTGTTTTTGGGTTTTACTCTGGGCGCGGTGGCCATCCTTTTGCAGGTCAGGGAGATCAGCAACTGGGAGATTGTGCTTTGGCACAGTGAGTTTTTTCAGCGTTATGAATATATTTACGAAGGTATCAGTGTTTTGATCCCTCTGTTGGTGCTGGCGGTGCCGATTTTTGACACGCTGCTGGTCATGGTTCTGCGCACGCTTAACGGACTGGGGATTTTTACGCCCGGCCGTGATCATTCTTCGCATCGCTTAGCGCGGATGAAAGGTTTCGTGCAGCGCAGGCTGGATAAGCTGATCTTGTTTTATCTGCGTTTAGCCGGCCCGCGCCGTCCGACCCGCCAGACGGTTTTGCGGGGAGTCGCGCAGGCGCGCACGGCCTTGCTGCTTTACGCCTGCGCCGCTTTGATCGGCGGCGGCACGCTGCTGCTGGCGCAGTTATCCCTGCGCGGCCTTTTGGTTTTTACGGTGATTGTTGCGGCGGCGGCCTTTTTCAGCGCGTATAAACTCGGTCAAGTGCTGGTCTACCGGAAAAAATTATAAACATGGTAAAAAAAGGAGGATATATGCAGACAATATTATTGGTGTTAGTACCGGTGCTGATCGGCGTAGTCGGTCAGTTGTTTTTAAAGAAAGGCATGGCCGTGGTCGGGCAGTTTGATTTCACCGCTCTGCCGCAGCTCCTGCCGCAGTTTGCGCGCGCTTTTACTAACCCGTGGGTCTTTGCCGGTTTTGCTTTTTATTTTTTGTCGTCGCTATTCTGGATGGTCGTGCTCTCCCGCGTGGAATTAAGCGTGGCTTATCCGATGCTCAGTCTGGGCTATGCGGTTGTGCTGCTGGCTTCGTTTTTTCTCTTTCAAGAAGCTGTTTCGCCGGCGCGCTGGCTAGGCGTGCTGGTCATCATGCTGGGCGTCGTTTTGATCTCGCGCAGCTGATGAAACTGGCGCGGGGGCAGGAATACGATTTTTCCCGCATAGTGGCGGAGCTGACCGCTCTGAATTATCACCGGGTGGAATTAGTTGTCGACCACGGTGAACTGGCCGTGCGCGGCGGTATCATCGATATTTATCCGCAGGGTTACGTTACGCCGCTGCGGCTGGAATTTCTGGACAATTTGCTGGAATCGATCCGCTCTTTCAATATTCAGGATCAGCGTTCTTTGAGCCGGCTGGACGCCGCGGAGATCAACGCCTATCAGCCGCTGCCTGACGCGCTGACCCGCGATACGGATTTTCGGGAAAGCGAGGATTATCTGCTGCCGGATTTTCAGCCGGGCGATTATGTGGTGCATGAAAATTACGGCGTCGCAATTTTTCGCGGCCTGAAGTACAAGCGTGAACATTCGGTGGCCGGTGAGTATTATGAACTGCAATTTGCGGATACGCAGACGGTCTTTGTGCCGCTCACGCAGTCTAAGCTCCTGCACCGTTATTCCGCTGGCGATCTGCGTCCGGCGCTGACTAATTTGAGCTCCGGTTCCGGCGCCTGGGAAAAGGCCCGGCAAAAAGCCAGGAC harbors:
- a CDS encoding nucleotide sugar dehydrogenase gives rise to the protein MLAAKIKDQSVKVGIIGIGYVGLPLACSFAEAGVRTAGFDLSRNKVDSLNKGASYIPDVPSEVVRELVLNKKILSASTDFAGLREMDVVFICVPTPFDKHKAPDLACVRNAAESVAQTLQKGQLIVLQSTTYPGTTEEVVLPILEKTGLKAGQDFYLAFSPERIDPGNKKFNAHNTPKVVGGIDRESTKLTADLFRVFIDADKVHEVSCPKTAEMCKILENTFRAVNIALVNEMLMLSERMGINIWEVIEAASTKPFGFMPFYPGPGVGGHCIAVDPFYLSWKAREYDFFTRFIELAADTNMNMPYYVLDRLRKLLSVSGKNISGAKILVLGAAFKKDIDDCRNSVALYLIKLLEDAGADVLYNDPYVPKFKFEHELYAASKNPREYVSQDLTPGLLASVDCVLVAVAHSAYDFNFILKNSRLVFDLVNGARGRQAENLHKL
- a CDS encoding undecaprenyl/decaprenyl-phosphate alpha-N-acetylglucosaminyl 1-phosphate transferase; translation: MEIFLLPTLTVFILTLLTVPLVKRLAWKLNIVDKPEARKLQTDTIPLLGGLGMLIPFVLGLCFFYKGATDLNLKAVVFCAALIALLGLCDDKYGLTWKTKLAGQLAVSALLVFGFGIKTSFMELDILNSLVSICWLAFITNSINLLDNMDGLAAGVSALAAFFFFLLSYKAGQPDLAMFCVLLAACALAFLKYNFSPASIFMGDLGSLFLGFTLGAVAILLQVREISNWEIVLWHSEFFQRYEYIYEGISVLIPLLVLAVPIFDTLLVMVLRTLNGLGIFTPGRDHSSHRLARMKGFVQRRLDKLILFYLRLAGPRRPTRQTVLRGVAQARTALLLYACAALIGGGTLLLAQLSLRGLLVFTVIVAAAAFFSAYKLGQVLVYRKKL
- a CDS encoding 4-amino-4-deoxy-L-arabinose transferase gives rise to the protein MQTILLVLVPVLIGVVGQLFLKKGMAVVGQFDFTALPQLLPQFARAFTNPWVFAGFAFYFLSSLFWMVVLSRVELSVAYPMLSLGYAVVLLASFFLFQEAVSPARWLGVLVIMLGVVLISRS